A region from the Stygiolobus caldivivus genome encodes:
- a CDS encoding AbrB/MazE/SpoVT family DNA-binding domain-containing protein, protein MEKVVIKRVDSQGRVVIPKEWRDKFNTDEFVLVLKEDKIELYPRVSNLTKLIDSIDVEELPGDWHELKRKVYRL, encoded by the coding sequence ATGGAGAAAGTGGTAATAAAGAGAGTTGATAGTCAAGGGAGGGTAGTTATACCAAAAGAATGGAGGGATAAGTTTAACACTGACGAGTTCGTACTTGTTTTAAAAGAAGATAAGATTGAACTTTATCCCCGCGTTTCAAACTTAACAAAACTTATTGACAGTATTGATGTTGAAGAATTGCCCGGTGATTGGCATGAGCTTAAACGTAAAGTTTATAGACTCTAA
- a CDS encoding type II toxin-antitoxin system VapC family toxin: MSLNVKFIDSNVFVYALLKPKRSVDEKIVKMKEKAKEILTRIDNGEEKVLTTVVHISEIANVIENLSSLTTSIKVIENVINNENILVKEVTVQDYTEAVKIANEESVSINDALAYVIMMKNGINEIYTFDEKHFKKLNVKIL; this comes from the coding sequence ATGAGCTTAAACGTAAAGTTTATAGACTCTAACGTGTTTGTTTATGCATTATTGAAACCAAAACGTTCAGTTGATGAAAAGATTGTAAAAATGAAAGAGAAAGCAAAGGAAATATTGACACGAATTGATAACGGGGAGGAAAAAGTTCTAACTACTGTAGTCCACATTTCTGAAATTGCTAACGTAATCGAGAACTTGTCTAGCCTCACGACCTCAATTAAGGTTATAGAAAACGTAATTAACAACGAAAACATTCTCGTTAAAGAAGTCACAGTACAAGATTACACTGAAGCTGTTAAAATAGCCAATGAGGAAAGCGTAAGCATTAACGATGCTCTAGCTTATGTCATAATGATGAAAAACGGTATTAACGAGATTTATACTTTTGATGAAAAACATTTTAAGAAATTGAATGTAAAGATTTTGTAA
- a CDS encoding HEPN domain-containing protein yields the protein MKGNKDDKMKYKDWMEQATEDLYTARVLLLNGKYYASAFYSQ from the coding sequence ATGAAAGGGAATAAAGATGACAAGATGAAGTACAAGGACTGGATGGAGCAGGCTACCGAAGATTTGTATACTGCTAGAGTCCTTTTGCTTAACGGAAAGTATTACGCTTCAGCGTTTTACTCTCAATAA
- a CDS encoding type II toxin-antitoxin system VapC family toxin encodes MMKKVVLDTGVILSFLEGEFREYYDKILNQEVTAYVSVVNLAEVYYVLCRRLGRKKAEKIFKGLINSGYFEIFGVKPKILKYASECKCKYSISLADCFAIGTAKFLNTKALFRREKELIGINDEVEFIN; translated from the coding sequence ATGATGAAAAAAGTAGTCCTTGATACTGGAGTAATTCTCTCCTTTCTAGAAGGTGAATTCAGAGAATATTACGACAAGATACTTAACCAAGAAGTAACAGCATACGTCAGTGTAGTGAACCTTGCCGAAGTATATTACGTGCTTTGCAGGAGGTTAGGGAGGAAAAAGGCAGAAAAGATATTTAAAGGCTTAATAAATTCTGGATACTTTGAGATATTTGGAGTAAAACCCAAAATTTTAAAGTATGCATCAGAATGCAAGTGCAAGTACTCGATTTCCTTAGCTGATTGCTTCGCTATAGGAACTGCTAAATTCCTAAATACAAAGGCACTCTTCAGGAGAGAAAAGGAACTTATAGGTATAAATGACGAAGTAGAATTCATTAACTAG